A portion of the Pseudarthrobacter sp. L1SW genome contains these proteins:
- a CDS encoding class I SAM-dependent methyltransferase, translating to MAEGRITQQDLDWWLEFAASREWTFAKTYAETAPHHYIIEGRTSGVTHEDMVRAARVIHTFGQPGKYYSLTKIYLLSPDGKYRWWTEDNHFTDTTLVNRATTRLFYGIQNAPSTVSDIESPYDAVATIWDAEHPIGSGESNRVKRLLDGVRGKHPPHVLDIGCGTGRVLDLGLASADRYAGIDSSQAMLNLLIRKHPEAAAIYPVDFRDALTANTFSAGQFDWVFLDTAVEMTAEQRAQVERIARLAMIIVDGHEWTLRNVRENSAERIRAESNSMRAAP from the coding sequence ATGGCTGAGGGCCGGATTACCCAGCAGGACCTGGATTGGTGGCTGGAGTTTGCAGCCTCCCGGGAGTGGACGTTCGCTAAGACCTATGCCGAGACGGCACCCCACCACTACATCATCGAAGGGCGCACCTCGGGCGTGACCCACGAGGACATGGTTCGCGCGGCGCGCGTGATCCACACCTTCGGGCAGCCGGGCAAGTACTACTCGCTGACCAAGATCTATCTCCTAAGCCCCGACGGGAAGTACCGCTGGTGGACCGAGGACAACCACTTCACCGACACCACGCTGGTCAACCGCGCAACCACTCGGCTGTTCTACGGAATCCAGAACGCACCCTCCACGGTCAGCGACATCGAGTCGCCGTACGACGCGGTCGCCACTATCTGGGACGCCGAGCACCCCATCGGCTCCGGGGAGTCGAACCGTGTCAAGCGGCTCCTCGATGGTGTTCGGGGAAAGCACCCGCCCCACGTTCTCGACATCGGCTGCGGCACCGGTCGAGTGCTCGATCTTGGGCTCGCAAGTGCTGACCGCTACGCGGGCATTGACTCCAGTCAGGCGATGCTTAACCTCCTGATCCGCAAGCACCCGGAGGCCGCAGCAATCTACCCGGTCGATTTCCGCGATGCACTCACCGCCAACACGTTCTCCGCGGGCCAGTTCGACTGGGTCTTCCTCGACACTGCGGTCGAGATGACGGCCGAGCAGCGCGCCCAAGTAGAGCGCATCGCCCGACTCGCGATGATCATTGTCGACGGGCACGAGTGGACTCTTCGTAATGTGAGAGAGAACTCTGCGGAGCGCATCCGCGCGGAGTCCAACTCGATGAGGGCCGCGCCATGA
- a CDS encoding acyl-CoA dehydrogenase family protein has product MSTTHTGLNDLPYADGDFFAFEQLLTGKEQDRLAEVREFLAREVKPIAVDCWNRGEFPMDLIPKLAEIDLVSPVRRQGHSNLFAGLMHAEVTRADTSISTFMGVHDGLFTGSIEALASQEQKDAWLPDVYALKKIGAFGLTEPLGGSDVAGGTRTTARREGGNWILNGAKRWIGNATFSDWVVIYARDVDDNQVKGFLVDTTLEGFSAAKIENKISLRTVQNADITLDGVVVPDFFKLAHANSFRDTNKVLKVTRLGVAWQAVGQQLATFDVARRYAVERHQFGRPLASFQLIQSQLVQILGNAVSSMGMMVRLSQLEDAGLAKDEQSALAKAFTTARMRESVAIGRSLLGGNGIVTDFEMAKIFADAEAIYSYEGTHEINTLVTGRAITGISAIV; this is encoded by the coding sequence ATGTCCACCACTCATACCGGCCTGAACGACCTTCCCTACGCCGACGGCGACTTTTTCGCCTTCGAGCAACTGCTCACCGGAAAGGAACAGGACCGGCTGGCGGAGGTCCGGGAGTTCCTGGCGCGGGAGGTTAAGCCCATCGCCGTGGACTGCTGGAACCGCGGTGAGTTCCCCATGGACCTCATTCCGAAACTTGCGGAGATCGACCTTGTCAGTCCGGTAAGGCGGCAGGGGCACTCCAACCTTTTTGCCGGCCTGATGCACGCCGAAGTGACTCGGGCCGACACCTCCATTTCGACGTTCATGGGCGTCCACGACGGCCTCTTCACCGGTTCCATTGAGGCGCTGGCTTCACAGGAGCAGAAGGACGCCTGGCTTCCGGACGTCTATGCCCTGAAGAAGATTGGCGCCTTCGGGCTGACCGAACCCCTGGGCGGCAGCGACGTGGCCGGCGGCACCCGCACCACCGCCCGCCGGGAGGGCGGCAACTGGATCCTCAATGGAGCAAAGCGCTGGATCGGCAACGCGACGTTCTCCGACTGGGTGGTCATCTACGCAAGGGACGTTGACGACAACCAGGTCAAGGGCTTCCTGGTGGACACCACGCTGGAGGGCTTCAGTGCCGCCAAAATCGAGAACAAGATCTCCCTGCGCACCGTCCAGAATGCCGACATCACCCTGGATGGCGTTGTGGTCCCGGACTTCTTCAAGCTCGCCCACGCCAACAGCTTCCGCGACACCAACAAGGTACTCAAAGTGACCCGCCTCGGCGTCGCCTGGCAGGCGGTGGGCCAGCAGCTGGCAACCTTCGACGTTGCCCGGCGCTATGCCGTGGAACGCCACCAGTTCGGCAGGCCGCTCGCGTCCTTCCAGCTGATCCAAAGCCAGTTGGTGCAGATCCTGGGCAACGCCGTCAGTTCCATGGGCATGATGGTGAGGCTGTCGCAGCTGGAGGACGCAGGCTTGGCAAAGGACGAACAGTCGGCCCTGGCCAAGGCGTTCACCACTGCGCGGATGCGCGAAAGCGTAGCCATCGGCAGGAGCCTCCTGGGCGGCAACGGCATTGTGACGGACTTCGAGATGGCGAAGATCTTCGCCGACGCCGAAGCTATCTACTCCTATGAAGGCACCCACGAGATCAACACCCTGGTCACGGGCCGCGCCATCACCGGCATCTCTGCGATCGTTTAG
- a CDS encoding M23 family metallopeptidase: MRPSLLLAAFLLMPASLAPAGEPLAPAPAQAAPLATVGGATPAATPGVAQPSWQWPLAPRPRVLRDFDPPPKPWLSGHRGVDLGTASDGAHVASPAAGTVSFVGVVVDRPVITIDHGNGLRSSFEPVESTLAAGSRVAAGQFIGSVIPGHCPAESCVHWGVRRGDDYVNPLQFVMDLRPSILLPLGAPR, from the coding sequence ATGAGACCATCCTTGCTGCTCGCGGCGTTCCTCCTGATGCCCGCCTCGCTGGCCCCGGCCGGGGAACCCCTCGCCCCGGCGCCTGCCCAGGCTGCGCCCCTGGCAACCGTGGGCGGCGCAACGCCGGCCGCCACGCCAGGTGTGGCCCAACCCTCCTGGCAATGGCCCCTCGCGCCCCGCCCCCGGGTGTTGCGGGATTTTGATCCGCCACCCAAGCCCTGGCTGAGTGGCCACCGGGGCGTGGACCTTGGGACAGCGTCCGACGGCGCACACGTCGCCTCGCCGGCCGCGGGCACCGTCAGCTTCGTCGGGGTGGTGGTGGACCGGCCCGTCATCACCATCGACCACGGCAATGGCCTGCGGAGCAGCTTTGAACCCGTTGAGAGTACCCTCGCTGCCGGCAGCAGGGTAGCAGCCGGGCAGTTCATCGGCTCCGTCATCCCTGGGCATTGCCCTGCCGAATCCTGTGTCCACTGGGGCGTGCGCCGCGGTGATGACTACGTCAATCCGCTGCAGTTCGTCATGGACCTCCGGCCGTCCATCCTGCTGCCGCTCGGAGCGCCGCGTTAG
- the rpsB gene encoding 30S ribosomal protein S2, with protein sequence MPVVTMRQLLDSGVHFGHQTRRWNPKMKRFIFTERNGIYIIDLQQSLSYIDRAYEFVKATVAHGGTVLFVGTKKQAQEAIAEQATRVGQPYVNQRWLGGMLTNFQTVAKRIQRMKELEEIDFDDVAGSAYTKKELLLLKRELTKLESNLGGIRNLTKAPSVLWIVDTKKEHLAVDEAKKLNIPVVAILDTNCDPDEVDFPIPGNDDAIRSVNLLTRVVADAVAEGLIARNNRGTGATEAPEEPLAEWERELLEGSKAEAAAPAEEAAAAPAEEAAAPAEEAAAPSEEAK encoded by the coding sequence ATGCCCGTCGTAACTATGCGCCAGCTGCTTGACAGCGGCGTCCACTTTGGACACCAGACCCGCCGTTGGAACCCGAAGATGAAGCGCTTCATCTTCACGGAGCGCAACGGCATCTACATCATCGACCTTCAGCAGTCGCTGTCCTACATCGACCGCGCCTACGAGTTCGTGAAGGCCACCGTTGCACACGGCGGCACCGTCCTCTTCGTCGGCACCAAGAAGCAGGCCCAGGAAGCGATTGCCGAGCAGGCTACCCGCGTTGGCCAGCCCTACGTCAACCAGCGTTGGCTCGGCGGTATGCTGACCAACTTCCAGACGGTCGCCAAGCGCATCCAGCGCATGAAGGAACTCGAAGAGATCGACTTCGACGACGTCGCCGGTTCCGCCTACACCAAGAAGGAGCTGCTGCTCCTCAAGCGCGAACTCACCAAGCTGGAGTCCAACCTCGGCGGTATCCGCAACCTGACCAAGGCACCGTCCGTGCTCTGGATCGTGGACACCAAGAAGGAACACCTCGCCGTTGACGAGGCCAAGAAGCTGAACATCCCGGTTGTCGCCATCCTGGACACCAACTGCGATCCGGACGAGGTCGACTTCCCGATTCCGGGTAACGACGACGCCATCCGCTCCGTCAACCTCCTCACCCGCGTTGTTGCAGACGCCGTTGCCGAAGGCCTCATCGCGCGCAACAACCGTGGCACGGGCGCTACCGAAGCTCCGGAAGAGCCGCTGGCCGAGTGGGAGCGCGAGCTCCTTGAAGGCAGCAAGGCTGAAGCTGCTGCTCCGGCAGAAGAAGCTGCTGCTGCTCCCGCAGAAGAAGCTGCTGCTCCGGCGGAGGAAGCTGCTGCTCCTTCCGAAGAAGCCAAGTAA
- the tsf gene encoding translation elongation factor Ts, translated as MANYTAADIKALRERTGAGMMDVKKALDEANGDAEKAIEIIRIKGLKGATKREGRSTAEGLVAAKVSNGVGVMIEVNCETDFVAKADKFIQLADKVLAVAVESGAADLETLLATDVDGKPLSEVVVEEGAVLGEKVVVRRISRIEGATVDAYLHKTSKDLPAQVGVLFAVDGEGEAAATAAHDVAVHIAAMAPNYLTREDVPSDLVESERRIAEETAKAEGKPEAALTKIVEGRVTGFYKGEVLVDQAFAKDAKKSVAQVLTEAGVKGTAFTRFRVGS; from the coding sequence ATGGCGAACTACACTGCCGCGGACATCAAGGCCCTGCGCGAGCGCACCGGCGCCGGCATGATGGACGTCAAGAAGGCTCTTGACGAGGCCAACGGCGACGCCGAGAAGGCCATCGAGATCATCCGCATCAAGGGCCTCAAGGGCGCTACCAAGCGTGAGGGCCGCTCCACCGCTGAAGGCCTGGTGGCCGCAAAGGTCAGCAACGGCGTCGGCGTCATGATCGAGGTCAACTGCGAGACCGACTTCGTCGCCAAGGCTGACAAGTTCATCCAGCTGGCCGACAAGGTCCTGGCCGTTGCCGTCGAGTCCGGCGCAGCCGACCTCGAGACCCTGCTCGCCACCGATGTTGACGGCAAGCCCCTCTCCGAGGTCGTCGTCGAAGAAGGCGCTGTCCTGGGCGAGAAGGTTGTTGTCCGCCGCATCTCCCGCATCGAGGGTGCAACGGTCGACGCTTACCTGCACAAGACCTCCAAGGACCTGCCGGCCCAGGTTGGCGTGCTGTTCGCTGTTGACGGTGAAGGCGAAGCTGCTGCCACCGCCGCCCACGATGTCGCAGTCCACATCGCTGCCATGGCCCCGAACTACCTGACCCGCGAGGACGTTCCGTCCGACCTGGTTGAGTCCGAGCGCCGCATCGCCGAAGAGACCGCCAAGGCCGAGGGCAAGCCCGAAGCCGCCCTCACCAAGATCGTGGAAGGCCGCGTTACCGGCTTCTACAAGGGTGAGGTCCTGGTTGACCAGGCATTCGCCAAGGACGCCAAGAAGTCCGTGGCACAGGTCCTCACCGAGGCCGGTGTCAAGGGAACCGCGTTCACGCGTTTCCGCGTCGGCTCCTAG
- the pyrH gene encoding UMP kinase, translating to MEAVNTVIQPEKSRRRVLLKLSGEVFGGGKLGVDPETVRDVAKQIAAAVPQVEVAIVVGGGNFFRGAELSQSGMDRSRADYMGMLGTVMNCLALQDFLEQAGVETRVQSAITMGQVAEAYIPRRAIRHMEKGRVVIFGAGAGLPYFSTDTVAAQRALEVHADVVLMAKSGVDAVYTADPKKDPTAERLETLSYDDALRRDIRVMDQTAMTMCKDNNLSMVVFGMEGEGNVTRAILGEKLGTLVTT from the coding sequence ATGGAAGCCGTCAACACTGTAATCCAGCCAGAGAAAAGTCGACGCCGGGTCCTCCTGAAGCTCTCCGGTGAGGTCTTCGGCGGCGGGAAGCTGGGCGTTGACCCTGAGACCGTCCGCGATGTCGCCAAGCAGATCGCCGCAGCCGTCCCGCAGGTGGAGGTGGCCATCGTGGTTGGCGGTGGCAACTTCTTCCGCGGCGCCGAACTTTCCCAGAGCGGCATGGACCGCTCCCGCGCCGACTACATGGGCATGCTCGGCACCGTGATGAACTGCCTGGCCCTCCAGGACTTCCTGGAACAGGCCGGCGTCGAAACCCGCGTCCAGAGCGCCATCACCATGGGCCAGGTGGCCGAGGCCTATATTCCCCGCCGTGCCATCCGCCACATGGAAAAGGGGCGCGTGGTCATTTTCGGTGCGGGCGCCGGGCTGCCGTACTTCTCTACGGACACCGTCGCGGCGCAGCGGGCCCTGGAGGTCCACGCCGACGTCGTCCTGATGGCCAAGAGCGGCGTGGACGCCGTCTACACGGCGGACCCCAAGAAGGACCCCACAGCCGAGCGGCTGGAAACCCTCAGCTACGATGACGCGCTCCGCCGCGACATCCGCGTCATGGACCAGACGGCCATGACCATGTGCAAGGACAACAACCTTTCCATGGTGGTGTTCGGCATGGAAGGCGAAGGGAACGTCACCCGGGCCATCCTCGGCGAAAAGCTGGGCACGCTGGTCACCACCTAG
- the frr gene encoding ribosome recycling factor — protein MIEETLLEAEEKMDKAVEVAKEDFASVRTGRANPGLYNKVLVEYYGSPTPLQQLASFAIPDARTILITPFDKTALRDIERALSDSEVGANPSNDGNVIRITIPELTKERRKEYVKIVKTKGEDAKVSIRNIRRKAKETLDRLVKDGEAGEDEGTRAEKELDSLTKAHVDGIDELLKRKEAELLEV, from the coding sequence GTGATCGAAGAAACCTTGCTCGAGGCCGAAGAAAAGATGGACAAGGCAGTAGAGGTAGCCAAGGAAGACTTCGCTTCCGTCCGCACCGGCCGCGCCAACCCGGGCCTGTACAACAAGGTCCTGGTCGAGTACTACGGCTCGCCCACCCCGCTGCAGCAGCTGGCATCCTTCGCCATCCCGGACGCCCGGACCATCCTCATCACCCCGTTCGACAAGACCGCCCTGCGCGACATTGAGCGGGCCCTCAGCGATTCCGAGGTGGGCGCCAACCCCTCCAACGACGGCAACGTCATCCGGATCACCATCCCGGAGCTGACGAAGGAACGCCGCAAGGAATACGTCAAGATCGTCAAGACCAAGGGCGAGGACGCCAAGGTGTCCATCCGCAACATCCGCCGCAAGGCCAAGGAAACCCTGGACAGGCTGGTCAAGGACGGCGAGGCCGGGGAGGACGAGGGCACCCGCGCCGAGAAGGAGCTCGACAGTCTCACCAAGGCCCACGTCGACGGCATCGATGAGCTGCTCAAGCGCAAGGAAGCAGAGCTGCTCGAAGTCTGA
- a CDS encoding phosphatidate cytidylyltransferase has translation MGQADQAPAARARTRGKQPRSNPTPKAGRNLPAAVVVGLAMLFAVLGGLLLLPLGFVAVTTTFAIFGVWEIYRALEANGTRMPIVPVMTGTVAMPFAAYLGGIESLLFAMLMSSVAVLLWRSIESAAGSANSIFAGVFTLGWVPFFISFAVLPLHAAGGATPLGLWPGGTIPQGAWQVAVMLLLVVSNDTFGYLVGASLGKHPMAPKISPKKSWEGFAGSIGGAMLIGILACLFVLDRPWWVGIVLAVGLVAASTAGDLAESMVKRELGIKDMSSILPGHGGVMDRLDSIVFASPAAFVLYGLVAGA, from the coding sequence ATGGGCCAGGCAGATCAGGCCCCGGCAGCAAGGGCGCGCACACGGGGGAAGCAGCCCAGGAGCAACCCGACGCCAAAGGCCGGACGTAACCTTCCGGCCGCCGTCGTGGTGGGTTTGGCCATGTTGTTTGCCGTGCTGGGCGGCCTGCTGCTGCTCCCGCTCGGCTTCGTTGCGGTAACCACCACCTTTGCCATCTTCGGGGTGTGGGAGATCTACCGCGCCCTGGAGGCCAACGGGACCAGGATGCCCATCGTGCCGGTGATGACCGGCACGGTGGCCATGCCGTTCGCCGCGTACCTCGGGGGCATTGAAAGCCTCCTGTTTGCCATGCTGATGAGCTCGGTGGCCGTCCTGCTGTGGCGGTCCATCGAGAGTGCCGCCGGCTCGGCCAACAGCATCTTCGCGGGCGTCTTCACCCTGGGCTGGGTGCCGTTCTTCATCAGCTTCGCCGTCCTGCCCCTGCACGCCGCGGGAGGTGCAACGCCGCTGGGGCTGTGGCCGGGCGGAACAATCCCGCAGGGCGCCTGGCAGGTGGCGGTGATGCTCCTGCTGGTGGTCTCCAACGACACCTTCGGCTACCTTGTGGGGGCGTCCCTGGGCAAGCACCCCATGGCGCCCAAGATCAGCCCCAAGAAGTCCTGGGAAGGATTCGCGGGGTCCATTGGCGGGGCCATGCTCATCGGCATCCTTGCCTGCCTGTTCGTGCTCGACAGGCCGTGGTGGGTGGGCATTGTCCTGGCGGTTGGCCTGGTTGCCGCCTCCACGGCGGGGGACCTCGCTGAATCCATGGTCAAGCGCGAACTGGGCATCAAGGACATGAGCAGCATCCTGCCAGGGCACGGCGGAGTCATGGACAGGCTTGACTCGATCGTTTTTGCATCGCCGGCAGCCTTTGTCCTTTACGGACTGGTGGCCGGTGCCTGA
- a CDS encoding DivIVA domain-containing protein, with the protein MALDFHRQIPASFERVQRGEYGYNAKQVDQFLQRARVSLETPESAAQPVNSSDVRAVSFDPVKGGYSATVVDAALDRLEDAFARRERDELIAARGEEAWLREIGNLSGILRGRLHRPDGDRFRRPTKKKARSYNTADVDRLCRELIAYLEQDKPLSVDSVRRAVFRPAVGTDGYEESQVDAFLDRVVELMAAID; encoded by the coding sequence GTGGCATTGGACTTTCATCGGCAGATCCCGGCGTCCTTTGAGCGCGTGCAGCGCGGTGAGTATGGCTACAACGCCAAACAGGTGGACCAGTTCCTGCAACGTGCCAGGGTGTCACTGGAGACTCCGGAATCCGCGGCCCAGCCCGTCAACAGTTCAGATGTCAGGGCTGTCTCCTTCGACCCCGTCAAAGGCGGGTATTCGGCCACGGTGGTGGATGCCGCCCTGGACCGGCTCGAGGACGCCTTCGCCCGGCGGGAGCGGGACGAACTGATCGCAGCCCGCGGGGAAGAGGCCTGGCTGCGCGAGATCGGGAACCTCTCCGGCATCCTCCGCGGGCGCCTGCACCGACCTGATGGCGACCGCTTCCGCCGCCCCACCAAGAAGAAGGCGCGCAGTTACAACACGGCCGACGTCGACCGGCTGTGCCGCGAGCTGATTGCCTACCTTGAGCAGGACAAGCCGCTCAGCGTGGACAGTGTGCGCCGGGCAGTGTTCCGCCCTGCCGTGGGCACGGACGGGTACGAGGAATCGCAGGTGGACGCGTTCCTGGACCGCGTGGTCGAGCTGATGGCTGCCATCGACTGA
- a CDS encoding cation acetate symporter, with protein sequence MNPGIAVAALLGVSLATAVIGFYGLRISRTTGDFYVASRTVRPWWNASAIGGEYLSAASFLGVAGLILLSGTDALWFPVGYTAGYLMLLLFVAAPLRRSGAYTIPDFTEARLDSRPVRKVTSLVVVLVGWLYIVPQLHGAALTIRITTGLPSWVGSVAVVIVVCLTVVAGGMRSITFVQAFQYWLKLTALAVPILFIIFVLAGNGAPALAAPAVNPTGVPPAGLYQNVSLLVALLFGTLGLPHVLVRFYTNPDGQSARRTTLIVLGLLSVFYLFPTAYGLVGRMFAPGLARAGQADAMVLLLPGELVGGTAGDLLSALVVAGAFAAFLSTTSGLVVSLAGVISQDVLGAGVGSFRLAAVISAVVPLGFAFMTDSFALAGSVGLVFAFTASTVCPVLLLGIWWRGLTDAGAIAGMLTGGALCGGAMIVGALAGAANTPGWLAQPAAWTVPTAFAVMVIVSRATVRRIPGTMARVMTRLHTPERPLATER encoded by the coding sequence GTGAACCCTGGCATTGCCGTCGCTGCCCTGCTGGGCGTCTCCCTGGCCACCGCCGTGATCGGCTTCTACGGCCTCCGCATTTCGCGGACCACGGGTGATTTCTACGTCGCGTCCCGCACTGTACGGCCATGGTGGAACGCGTCCGCGATCGGCGGCGAGTACCTGTCAGCCGCCAGCTTCCTGGGTGTCGCCGGGCTCATCCTGCTGTCCGGAACCGATGCACTGTGGTTTCCGGTGGGGTACACGGCAGGCTACCTCATGCTGCTGCTCTTCGTGGCGGCCCCGCTGCGGCGGTCCGGCGCCTACACCATCCCCGACTTCACCGAGGCAAGGCTTGACTCGCGGCCGGTCCGGAAAGTCACCAGCCTGGTGGTGGTCTTGGTGGGCTGGCTGTACATCGTGCCCCAGCTCCACGGCGCCGCGCTCACCATCCGCATCACCACGGGGCTGCCGTCCTGGGTTGGGTCCGTTGCAGTAGTGATTGTCGTCTGCCTCACTGTGGTGGCCGGCGGCATGCGCTCCATCACGTTCGTCCAGGCGTTCCAGTACTGGCTCAAGCTCACAGCGCTGGCCGTGCCCATCCTGTTCATCATCTTCGTGCTCGCGGGCAACGGGGCCCCTGCGCTGGCGGCACCTGCGGTCAACCCCACCGGCGTGCCCCCTGCCGGGCTGTACCAGAACGTGTCGCTGCTGGTGGCCCTGCTTTTTGGAACCCTGGGGCTGCCGCACGTGCTGGTCCGGTTCTACACCAACCCGGACGGCCAGTCCGCCCGCCGCACCACGCTGATCGTCCTGGGCCTGCTGTCCGTTTTCTACCTGTTTCCCACCGCCTACGGGCTCGTGGGGCGGATGTTCGCGCCCGGCCTGGCCCGGGCCGGGCAGGCGGATGCCATGGTGCTGCTGCTGCCGGGGGAACTGGTGGGCGGGACGGCGGGAGACCTGCTGTCCGCGCTGGTGGTGGCGGGAGCGTTCGCCGCGTTCCTTTCCACTACCTCCGGGCTGGTGGTTTCCCTGGCCGGCGTCATCAGCCAGGATGTCCTGGGCGCGGGCGTGGGCAGTTTCCGGCTGGCCGCCGTCATTTCCGCCGTTGTCCCCCTGGGCTTTGCGTTCATGACCGACTCGTTCGCCCTGGCCGGGAGCGTCGGGCTGGTCTTCGCCTTCACGGCTTCCACCGTGTGCCCGGTGCTGCTGCTGGGGATCTGGTGGCGGGGGCTTACGGACGCCGGCGCCATCGCCGGCATGCTGACCGGCGGGGCCCTGTGCGGCGGGGCAATGATCGTGGGCGCCCTGGCCGGGGCAGCCAACACGCCGGGCTGGCTCGCCCAGCCGGCAGCGTGGACTGTGCCCACGGCCTTCGCGGTGATGGTCATCGTGTCCCGTGCAACGGTGCGGCGGATTCCGGGAACCATGGCCAGGGTGATGACCCGGCTGCACACGCCGGAGCGCCCGCTCGCCACCGAACGCTGA
- a CDS encoding LytTR family DNA-binding domain-containing protein — MINVLVVDDELPAVEELAFLLGRDDRVGTVLRATSGSEALHALSSAPVDAVFLDIHMPAMSGLDIARAIAGSSRPPAVVFVTADEDHALDAFELAAVDYLLKPVRAERLARCVGRISELRDGGAAPEMITVDQGGTTRMIRRDDVTYVQAQGDYARLHTAEASYLIRVPLADLEQQWADAGFIRTHRSYLVALKHVTSMKLAADGPSVTVAGAGLPISRRHLPLVREKLEATRIRPIA; from the coding sequence ATGATTAACGTCCTCGTCGTTGATGATGAGCTGCCCGCCGTTGAGGAACTGGCGTTCCTGCTGGGCAGGGACGACCGCGTGGGAACGGTCCTCCGGGCCACCTCCGGCAGCGAAGCCCTCCACGCACTCTCCTCCGCCCCGGTCGACGCCGTCTTCCTGGACATCCACATGCCCGCGATGTCCGGCCTGGACATTGCCCGCGCCATCGCAGGGAGCAGCCGGCCGCCCGCCGTGGTGTTCGTGACGGCGGACGAGGACCACGCGCTGGACGCTTTCGAACTCGCCGCGGTGGATTACCTGCTCAAGCCGGTGCGGGCGGAGCGCCTGGCCCGCTGCGTGGGGCGAATCAGCGAACTGCGCGACGGCGGCGCCGCCCCGGAGATGATCACGGTTGACCAGGGCGGGACCACCCGGATGATCAGGCGCGACGACGTCACGTACGTCCAGGCGCAGGGCGACTATGCGCGCCTCCACACCGCCGAGGCCAGCTACCTGATCAGGGTTCCGCTGGCTGACCTTGAGCAGCAGTGGGCTGACGCAGGATTCATCCGGACGCACCGCTCCTACCTGGTGGCCCTGAAACATGTGACCTCCATGAAGCTTGCCGCCGACGGTCCCAGCGTCACGGTGGCGGGCGCGGGGCTGCCCATCAGCAGGCGCCACCTGCCCCTGGTGCGGGAGAAGCTCGAGGCCACCCGGATCAGGCCCATTGCATGA